A single Candidatus Acetothermia bacterium DNA region contains:
- a CDS encoding DUF4912 domain-containing protein, producing MIARSRGMLWVMGGLALGAVVALVIGALVFWAFPALKRARSPVAEVQSGPVVVRYLKGSALAGEAEALASEVNAAWQDVLGKLGIGLAEIRGPVYVYLYASTAELPLGYAARTEEERTSVAVVDHVRGQPLGGALGRLACSLLFGRPGNAVFRRGLALYLDHPDHPWAVEAAAWGEPVPWSILWERADRLLPQDPWEGLYFTVNAPWVGVAPSLETYRALILARGQGSQGRGRTWEAMAGALGEWALNRFGRRGVEAFWQAPSWAAAATALGMSPEAMTAELDAYLAASFAEIPDAPYLRAMTLLYSGRTERALAALDALSGEEVSWALGLAHLALGNPERAWTAWEGRKVQEPELRAAVGTLRGESRLTHGRLVLVGPAEDGARWLAAAEEALTRAMDFWEIAEAGLPDKLVFYLVSAVPAATVPWGVVWVTAGAEALPSLAVRVVLEAVSPWGLPAYRTLVEGVVLHLACPDRDFRAEAARILADGRWVSLAQPLFETYPPEVAEAEAGALARFLAERYGPQGVRAMWALLDAGASPFRAAEGALGVTLPDLERELRAWLRQP from the coding sequence ATGATCGCCCGTAGCAGAGGGATGTTGTGGGTGATGGGTGGTTTGGCGTTGGGGGCGGTGGTGGCCCTGGTGATCGGGGCGCTCGTGTTTTGGGCGTTCCCTGCCCTGAAGCGGGCCCGCAGCCCCGTGGCCGAGGTCCAGTCCGGCCCGGTGGTGGTGCGGTACCTGAAGGGAAGCGCGCTTGCTGGCGAAGCGGAGGCGCTGGCGTCGGAGGTGAACGCGGCGTGGCAGGACGTCCTGGGGAAGCTGGGGATCGGCCTCGCCGAGATCCGGGGCCCGGTGTACGTGTACCTCTACGCCAGCACCGCCGAACTCCCCCTGGGGTACGCCGCTCGGACGGAGGAGGAGCGAACCTCCGTGGCGGTGGTGGACCACGTGAGGGGTCAACCGCTCGGGGGTGCACTGGGGAGGCTTGCGTGTTCCCTCCTCTTCGGACGTCCAGGCAACGCCGTGTTCCGGCGAGGCCTTGCCCTCTACCTGGACCACCCGGACCATCCGTGGGCGGTGGAGGCGGCGGCGTGGGGGGAACCTGTCCCTTGGTCCATCCTGTGGGAAAGGGCGGACCGCCTCCTCCCCCAAGATCCCTGGGAAGGCCTGTACTTCACGGTGAACGCACCCTGGGTAGGCGTCGCCCCCTCGCTGGAGACCTACCGCGCCCTTATCCTCGCCCGCGGGCAGGGCTCCCAGGGACGAGGACGGACATGGGAGGCGATGGCTGGGGCCCTGGGGGAATGGGCCCTCAACCGGTTTGGCCGCCGCGGGGTGGAGGCGTTTTGGCAGGCCCCCTCCTGGGCAGCGGCCGCGACGGCCCTGGGGATGTCCCCGGAGGCCATGACCGCCGAGCTCGACGCATACCTGGCCGCATCCTTTGCCGAGATCCCTGACGCGCCGTACCTCCGGGCGATGACGCTCCTGTACAGCGGGAGGACCGAACGCGCCTTGGCCGCACTGGACGCTCTCTCCGGGGAGGAGGTCTCGTGGGCGTTGGGACTCGCCCACCTCGCCCTGGGCAACCCGGAGCGGGCCTGGACAGCATGGGAGGGGAGGAAGGTCCAGGAACCGGAGCTGCGCGCGGCCGTGGGCACGCTCCGTGGGGAGAGCCGCCTGACCCATGGTCGGCTGGTCCTGGTTGGCCCGGCGGAGGACGGGGCGCGGTGGTTGGCCGCGGCGGAGGAGGCCCTGACCCGAGCGATGGACTTCTGGGAAATCGCGGAAGCGGGGCTCCCCGACAAGCTCGTGTTCTACCTGGTTTCAGCCGTGCCCGCAGCCACCGTGCCGTGGGGCGTGGTGTGGGTGACGGCCGGGGCGGAAGCGCTGCCCAGCCTCGCCGTGCGGGTGGTATTGGAAGCCGTCTCTCCGTGGGGGCTTCCTGCCTATCGGACGCTGGTGGAGGGGGTGGTGCTCCACCTCGCCTGCCCGGACCGGGACTTCCGGGCCGAGGCCGCCCGCATCCTGGCCGACGGGCGGTGGGTGTCCCTGGCCCAGCCCCTGTTCGAGACCTACCCCCCTGAGGTGGCCGAGGCCGAGGCCGGGGCGCTGGCGCGGTTTCTCGCGGAGCGCTACGGGCCGCAGGGCGTGCGGGCGATGTGGGCGCTCCTGGACGCAGGGGCAAGCCCGTTCCGCGCCGCCGAAGGGGCGCTCGGGGTCACCTTGCCCGACCTGGAGAGGGAGCTCAGGGCCTGGCTCAGACAACCCTGA
- a CDS encoding PIG-L family deacetylase gives MRARRWWVGGLVLVPFALGFIPGVPHPFLNLFLWWVPVPPRVEPPDPIPDVERVLVVAPHPDDEVLALGGTIANVVREGQEVLIVFLTNGDANRAAKRLFTLNPLHRAVDYRALGYRRQKEAVRALSILGVPKSRLIFLGYPDGGLATMWASCWDREVPYTSPYTKAHHPFYTNSYRPEAVYCGEDLMLDLTEIMDRFRPTVVYLPHPDDAHPDHQAALRFAVAALAALEWEEERPELRLYLVHAPRWPFPRRLIPDLELAPPAPFDGWQWQSCPLPEEVVELKLAAVRAYSSQRVTNGRFLAGFVRSNEIYTRLPGLSLAQLTDGTYGPNR, from the coding sequence GTGCGTGCCCGGCGGTGGTGGGTTGGGGGGCTGGTCCTCGTGCCGTTCGCCCTGGGGTTCATCCCCGGGGTCCCTCATCCGTTTCTCAACCTGTTCCTGTGGTGGGTGCCCGTTCCCCCGCGGGTCGAACCGCCGGATCCCATCCCCGACGTGGAACGGGTGTTGGTGGTGGCCCCCCATCCCGACGACGAGGTGCTGGCGCTGGGGGGGACGATCGCCAACGTGGTGCGGGAGGGCCAGGAAGTGCTGATCGTGTTCCTGACCAATGGGGACGCCAATCGGGCCGCCAAGCGCCTGTTCACCCTGAACCCCCTTCACCGGGCGGTGGATTACCGGGCCCTGGGCTACCGCCGGCAGAAGGAGGCGGTGCGGGCGCTCTCGATCCTGGGGGTGCCCAAGAGCCGCCTGATCTTCCTCGGGTATCCGGACGGGGGACTGGCCACGATGTGGGCGAGTTGTTGGGACCGCGAGGTCCCCTACACCAGCCCCTACACCAAAGCTCATCACCCCTTCTACACCAACAGTTACCGCCCGGAAGCGGTGTACTGCGGGGAGGACCTGATGCTGGATCTCACGGAGATCATGGATCGGTTCCGTCCCACCGTCGTCTACCTCCCCCACCCCGATGACGCCCATCCCGACCACCAAGCTGCCCTGCGCTTCGCCGTGGCCGCCCTGGCCGCCCTGGAGTGGGAGGAGGAGCGCCCTGAGCTCCGCCTGTACCTGGTTCATGCCCCCCGTTGGCCCTTCCCCAGACGGTTGATCCCGGACCTTGAACTGGCGCCCCCGGCGCCGTTCGACGGCTGGCAATGGCAAAGCTGTCCGCTTCCGGAAGAGGTGGTGGAGTTGAAGCTGGCCGCCGTCCGGGCCTATAGCTCACAGCGCGTGACCAATGGGCGGTTCCTGGCCGGGTTCGTGCGGTCCAACGAGATCTACACACGGCTGCCAGGGCTGTCGCTGGCCCAGCTCACCGACGGGACGTACGGGCCAAACAGGTGA
- a CDS encoding flippase-like domain-containing protein: MGRGWIAVALVPVGLGLFAAILVLVGPGAVWRQMQALEPLGFLAMLAGDLLATALWAASWGVLLWAFGVRLPWRAVAGVSMAGFAVSYLTPVAHLGGEPVRAWLTSRKTGRPLTTIYATLLLDRLLAGLCLVTFAVLGGAVALTVPVLGLMTKVKVAAGLGVVSAAVALGVLSFARNYHWLSRIVAALGRLKPAWRRPTEWAEKVREMEDDVHAAFSRYLPYTVLALVLELLSFLCNYLRPLLFFYFTEGRWFSLADLALYFNLNAILTTLLWLTPAGMGTAEGGRVGILSLVGISAQGGVAFSLTIRFLELLVVGTGLVYLSREGLLYAVKGTREGHGRSRVRSWLGMVRGALELGSLYFYGWVLGPRWLPRFFARLYRRPDPWGYETSAYEQRKYDLTLAILPQRADPARPPYGRILEVGCSEGLFTARLAREGWGREIVGVDFMPAALARARARCAGLPGVRFLHLDITQEAPGGVFDLVFCAEVLYYLGPLRRLEAVADRLCRLLAPEGLLVLVNPWPASNLLHRPFRKRQELVVVREHVERDSSRPYVITCLARTSRR; the protein is encoded by the coding sequence ATGGGCCGGGGGTGGATCGCGGTTGCGCTTGTGCCCGTCGGATTGGGTTTGTTCGCCGCGATCCTCGTCCTGGTAGGGCCGGGCGCGGTGTGGCGCCAGATGCAGGCCCTCGAACCCTTAGGGTTCCTAGCGATGTTGGCGGGCGACCTCCTCGCCACCGCGTTGTGGGCCGCAAGCTGGGGGGTGTTGCTATGGGCGTTTGGGGTACGCCTCCCGTGGCGGGCCGTGGCTGGGGTGAGCATGGCCGGGTTCGCCGTGTCCTACCTGACCCCGGTGGCGCACCTGGGCGGGGAGCCAGTGCGGGCTTGGCTCACCTCCCGCAAGACCGGACGGCCGCTCACCACCATCTACGCCACCCTCCTCCTGGACCGGCTCCTGGCCGGGCTGTGCCTGGTGACGTTCGCCGTGTTGGGTGGGGCGGTTGCCCTCACCGTCCCAGTCTTGGGCCTGATGACCAAGGTCAAGGTGGCCGCCGGGCTGGGCGTGGTGTCCGCGGCCGTGGCCCTAGGGGTTCTCAGCTTTGCCAGGAACTACCACTGGCTGAGCCGGATCGTGGCGGCCTTGGGGCGGCTGAAGCCTGCGTGGCGGCGGCCCACGGAGTGGGCGGAGAAGGTGCGGGAGATGGAGGACGACGTGCACGCCGCGTTCAGCCGGTACCTTCCCTACACCGTCCTCGCCCTGGTGCTGGAGCTTTTGAGCTTCCTCTGCAACTACCTGCGCCCTCTCCTCTTCTTCTACTTCACCGAAGGCCGCTGGTTTTCCCTGGCCGACCTCGCCCTGTACTTCAACCTGAACGCCATCCTCACCACCCTCCTTTGGCTGACCCCGGCTGGGATGGGGACGGCCGAGGGCGGGCGGGTGGGCATCCTGAGCCTGGTGGGGATCTCCGCCCAGGGGGGAGTGGCCTTCTCCCTCACCATCCGGTTCCTGGAGCTCCTGGTGGTGGGGACCGGCTTGGTTTACCTGTCCCGGGAGGGGCTGCTGTACGCGGTGAAGGGGACGAGGGAGGGCCACGGGCGGAGCCGGGTTCGGTCCTGGCTGGGCATGGTGCGCGGAGCCCTGGAGTTGGGGAGCCTGTACTTCTACGGATGGGTCCTCGGCCCCCGCTGGCTCCCTCGGTTCTTCGCCCGACTGTATCGGCGGCCCGACCCGTGGGGGTACGAGACGAGCGCGTACGAGCAACGGAAGTACGACCTCACCCTGGCCATCCTGCCGCAGCGGGCGGACCCGGCGCGACCCCCGTACGGCCGGATCCTTGAAGTAGGCTGCAGCGAGGGCCTGTTCACCGCCCGGCTGGCCCGGGAAGGGTGGGGAAGGGAGATCGTCGGGGTGGACTTCATGCCGGCGGCATTGGCGCGGGCCCGGGCCCGTTGCGCGGGCCTCCCCGGCGTCCGCTTCCTCCACCTGGACATCACCCAGGAGGCACCGGGTGGGGTGTTCGACCTCGTGTTCTGCGCCGAGGTCCTCTACTACTTGGGGCCGCTCCGGCGGCTGGAAGCCGTAGCGGACCGGCTATGCCGGCTCCTCGCCCCCGAGGGCCTCCTGGTGCTGGTGAACCCGTGGCCAGCGAGCAACCTCCTTCATCGCCCGTTCCGCAAGCGGCAGGAGCTCGTGGTGGTACGCGAGCACGTGGAACGGGACTCGTCCCGCCCCTACGTGATCACCTGTTTGGCCCGTACGTCCCGTCGGTGA
- the gyrA gene encoding DNA gyrase subunit A, producing MERVEIAYIEDEMEQSYIDYAVSVIRGRAIPDVRDGLKPVQRRILYGMRELGLTPGKPHKKSARIVGEVMGKFHPHGDMAVYEAMVGLAQSFSTRYPLVDGQGNFGSVDGDEPAAMRYTEARLSPIAVEFLEELTEDTVDFLPNFDGSLEEPEVLPVRFPHLLANGAWGISVGMTTQIPPHNLRELIQATLYLMDHPDAGADELLPLIPGPDFPTGGLIVGRDGIREAYRTGEGRLTVRARAFVEDERIVITEIPYQVRKSTILESIAAKVRAGELEGIADLRDESDREGLRVVIELKRGTDGERLLHRLYKLTPLERTFACHFLVIQDGSPRTLSLPKLLRVFLDFRRATVRRRTEHRLRVARERAHILEGFKLAIAHLDQVIEIVRSAAEPAEAEALLAAELGLSAKQAEAVIKMRLSQLTKLERRKVEDELEELRGKIAEHEAVLADPVRLDGLIREELKAIAERYGDGRRTTITAGDAVGESSELEIPLQDVILCVTHKGYVNATECEAYRAQGRGGKGVIGIRTKEGDFLRTMVAGNTHQDLLVFTDRGRVFKLPMSCLDLGQRDSVGKNLRHFLEMDVGEEIRAVLPVGDYTHGYALLATRHGIVNRNALSDYANAHAKGILAHSIPEEDRLVDVLITHGGGEVVLATSGGHVIRFAEEEVRVTRRPSRGVIGIRLASGDKVVGLVGLPRDCQGKRLLLVTEGGHGKRVDLSDLPAQGRGGRGVIGIKLDDQVGPLVAVILVAEDDEVALSTAGGKVIRFPAAQVSTFSRYARGVRLIQVEPGDRVVSAVVV from the coding sequence ATGGAACGTGTAGAGATTGCCTACATCGAAGACGAGATGGAGCAGTCGTATATCGACTACGCCGTCTCGGTGATCCGCGGCCGGGCCATCCCCGACGTGCGGGACGGGCTCAAGCCCGTGCAGCGCCGGATCCTTTACGGTATGCGGGAGCTCGGCCTCACCCCGGGCAAACCCCACAAGAAATCGGCCCGCATCGTGGGTGAGGTGATGGGTAAGTTCCACCCCCACGGGGACATGGCTGTATACGAGGCCATGGTGGGCCTGGCCCAAAGTTTCTCCACCCGCTACCCCCTGGTCGACGGGCAGGGGAACTTCGGGTCGGTGGACGGGGACGAGCCGGCGGCGATGCGGTATACCGAGGCCCGCTTGAGCCCGATTGCCGTCGAGTTCTTGGAGGAGCTTACCGAGGATACGGTCGACTTCCTCCCCAACTTCGACGGCTCCCTGGAGGAACCGGAGGTCCTGCCGGTACGGTTCCCCCACCTCCTCGCCAACGGGGCGTGGGGGATCTCGGTGGGGATGACCACCCAGATCCCCCCACACAACCTGAGGGAGCTCATCCAGGCCACCCTGTACCTCATGGACCACCCGGATGCGGGCGCCGACGAGCTCCTCCCCCTCATCCCCGGGCCGGACTTTCCCACCGGCGGGCTCATTGTCGGTCGGGACGGGATCCGGGAGGCGTACCGCACCGGGGAAGGACGCCTCACCGTGCGGGCCCGCGCGTTCGTCGAGGACGAACGGATCGTGATCACCGAGATCCCTTACCAGGTGCGCAAGTCCACCATCCTCGAGTCCATCGCCGCCAAGGTCCGGGCCGGGGAGCTGGAGGGGATTGCCGACCTCCGGGACGAGTCGGACCGGGAGGGGCTGCGGGTGGTGATCGAGCTCAAGCGGGGCACGGATGGGGAACGGCTCCTGCACCGCCTGTACAAGCTCACCCCGCTTGAGCGCACGTTCGCTTGCCACTTCTTGGTGATCCAAGATGGAAGCCCCCGTACCCTGTCCCTGCCCAAGCTCCTCCGGGTGTTCCTCGACTTCCGCCGGGCCACGGTGCGGCGGCGGACGGAGCACCGGCTGCGGGTGGCCCGGGAACGGGCCCATATCCTGGAAGGGTTCAAGCTGGCCATCGCGCACTTGGATCAGGTCATCGAGATCGTGCGCTCCGCGGCCGAGCCGGCCGAGGCCGAGGCCCTCCTCGCCGCGGAGCTCGGCCTCTCCGCCAAGCAGGCGGAGGCGGTGATCAAGATGCGGCTGAGCCAGCTCACCAAGCTGGAACGGCGCAAGGTGGAGGACGAACTCGAGGAACTGCGCGGGAAGATCGCCGAGCACGAGGCGGTGCTGGCCGATCCGGTCCGGCTGGACGGCTTGATCCGCGAGGAGCTCAAGGCCATCGCCGAGCGGTACGGGGACGGGCGGCGGACGACGATCACCGCCGGTGACGCGGTGGGCGAATCGTCTGAGCTGGAGATTCCCCTGCAGGACGTGATCCTGTGCGTGACCCACAAGGGGTACGTGAACGCCACTGAGTGCGAGGCGTACCGGGCCCAGGGCCGGGGCGGCAAGGGCGTGATCGGCATCCGCACCAAAGAGGGAGACTTTCTACGGACGATGGTGGCCGGAAATACGCACCAGGACCTCCTCGTGTTCACCGACCGCGGGCGGGTGTTCAAGCTGCCCATGAGCTGCCTGGACCTTGGCCAGCGGGACTCGGTAGGCAAGAACCTGCGGCACTTCCTGGAGATGGACGTGGGCGAGGAGATCCGCGCGGTGCTGCCGGTGGGCGACTACACCCACGGATACGCCCTCCTCGCCACCCGCCACGGGATCGTCAACCGCAATGCGCTTTCCGACTACGCCAACGCCCATGCGAAAGGGATCCTGGCCCACTCCATCCCCGAGGAGGACCGGCTGGTGGACGTGCTCATCACCCATGGTGGGGGGGAGGTGGTGCTGGCCACCTCCGGCGGCCATGTGATCCGGTTCGCCGAGGAGGAGGTTCGGGTGACCCGGCGGCCGTCGAGAGGGGTGATCGGGATCCGCCTCGCCTCCGGGGACAAGGTGGTGGGCTTGGTTGGGCTCCCACGAGATTGCCAGGGGAAGCGACTGCTCTTGGTGACCGAGGGCGGGCATGGCAAGCGCGTGGACCTTTCGGATCTTCCAGCCCAAGGCCGGGGCGGCCGGGGCGTGATCGGGATCAAGCTGGACGACCAGGTGGGGCCGCTCGTTGCGGTGATCCTGGTGGCCGAGGACGACGAGGTGGCCCTGTCCACCGCCGGCGGAAAGGTGATCCGGTTCCCGGCAGCCCAGGTGAGCACGTTCTCCCGGTACGCGCGTGGGGTGCGGCTGATCCAGGTGGAACCTGGGGACCGGGTGGTGTCGGCGGTGGTGGTGTGA
- a CDS encoding ABC transporter permease, whose product MVGYIVRRLLYMVPVLVIVSLISFFIIQLMPGNFTTVFKLNPRFSKEEIARLEARYGLDKPSYVRYWKWITGIITRGDFGYSMETQQPAFDALFKGRIGWTLLTSFGTLVFTWILAIPIGIYSAVRQYSIGDYTLTFFGFLGLSIPNFFFALVLIWFLVSVLNVGAKGLGVGGLFDVQYVNAPWSWAKFVNFVWHLWPVLVVVGTAGMASLIRYMRGQLLDTLSQQYVLTARAKGLQERVVIWKHAVRNAINPLITMLGMSLPDLFAGAFFTAIILGLPTVERAFWNALQRQDEYVIMSGLLFFAFLLQVGNLLGDILLAWVDPRIRYD is encoded by the coding sequence ATGGTCGGCTACATCGTCCGGCGCCTCCTGTACATGGTACCGGTGCTGGTTATCGTGTCCCTGATCAGCTTTTTCATCATCCAGCTCATGCCCGGCAACTTCACCACCGTGTTCAAACTCAACCCCCGGTTCAGCAAAGAAGAGATCGCGCGCCTCGAGGCCCGCTATGGTCTGGACAAGCCGTCCTACGTCCGTTACTGGAAATGGATCACCGGCATCATTACCCGGGGGGACTTCGGCTACTCCATGGAGACGCAACAGCCGGCGTTCGACGCCTTGTTCAAGGGGCGCATCGGCTGGACCCTCCTCACCTCGTTCGGGACCCTCGTCTTCACCTGGATCCTGGCCATCCCCATCGGCATCTACTCCGCGGTACGCCAGTACTCCATCGGGGACTACACGCTGACGTTCTTCGGGTTCCTGGGCTTGTCCATCCCTAACTTTTTCTTCGCCCTGGTGCTGATCTGGTTCCTGGTGTCGGTGCTGAACGTGGGGGCCAAGGGGCTTGGGGTGGGTGGACTGTTCGACGTGCAGTACGTCAATGCCCCGTGGAGCTGGGCGAAGTTCGTCAACTTCGTGTGGCACCTGTGGCCGGTGCTGGTGGTGGTGGGGACGGCGGGCATGGCCAGCCTCATCCGGTACATGCGGGGGCAGCTTTTGGACACGCTGTCCCAGCAGTACGTCCTCACCGCCCGAGCCAAGGGCCTTCAGGAACGGGTGGTGATCTGGAAGCACGCGGTGCGCAACGCCATCAACCCCCTCATCACCATGCTCGGCATGTCCCTGCCGGATCTGTTCGCCGGGGCGTTCTTCACCGCCATCATCCTGGGCCTTCCTACGGTGGAACGCGCGTTCTGGAACGCCCTCCAGCGCCAGGACGAGTACGTGATCATGTCCGGGCTCCTGTTCTTCGCGTTCCTCCTCCAGGTGGGGAACCTGCTGGGGGACATCCTGCTCGCGTGGGTGGACCCGCGGATCCGCTATGACTGA
- a CDS encoding ABC transporter substrate-binding protein: protein MKKILWIGLLAAVMAGTAIAQEYKVVPFGQGDWANLASGQYGGYLVVGSLDNPKTFNYHIAQETSSTDICGMFHAGLTEVNPITDKVEPGLAKSWDISGDGLAITFHLRQGLKWSDGAPFTADDVIFTFKGVIYNDDVRTDYRDVLPEGMTVEKVDDYTVVFTVPEPFRPFLREIGGAIYPAHKLQDLSRVYNPDADPEALNRVWGVDAKPEDIVGMGPFMLQEFIPDQLVVIVRNPNYWKVDPKGNRLPYLDGIKYVISFSLDTIMLKFRNGELDVYAPRPEDLATLIAEKTQKGFEVRIDPTKPLTGTTWIVFNQDCPNETLKTYFSMLDFRKAMAHLVDKKSIIDNVYLGLGVPQWSPVTMLSPFYTEDVPKYEYDLATAAALLDKIGLVDRNGDGWRDLPDGTTFEFELQTNAGNTIREQICQIFAADARKVGVKVNFNPISFNALVTKLLGGQYEAVLLGLTGSSEPHGGANVYTSCGGLHFWKYSDCEDPTPIAKRIDELFALGVKTYDFDEAYGYYAEYQRLFAENLDLIFTVNMVFRYALYRNLQNTAEFSPLAGALGFAEYLWKTNPKMVGNRVVR, encoded by the coding sequence ATGAAAAAGATCCTGTGGATTGGCTTGTTGGCAGCGGTGATGGCGGGGACAGCCATCGCCCAGGAGTACAAGGTGGTGCCCTTCGGCCAGGGGGATTGGGCGAACCTCGCCTCAGGGCAGTACGGGGGGTATCTCGTGGTCGGGTCCTTGGACAACCCGAAGACGTTCAACTACCACATCGCCCAGGAGACCTCGTCCACGGACATCTGTGGCATGTTCCACGCGGGCCTCACCGAGGTCAACCCGATCACCGATAAGGTGGAGCCGGGGCTCGCCAAGTCCTGGGACATCTCCGGGGACGGCCTCGCCATCACGTTCCACCTGCGTCAGGGGTTGAAGTGGTCCGACGGGGCGCCGTTCACCGCCGACGACGTGATCTTCACGTTCAAGGGCGTCATCTACAACGACGACGTGCGCACCGACTACCGCGACGTCCTCCCCGAGGGGATGACGGTGGAGAAGGTGGACGACTATACGGTCGTGTTCACCGTCCCCGAGCCGTTCCGGCCGTTCCTGCGCGAGATCGGCGGGGCCATCTATCCGGCCCACAAGCTCCAGGACCTGTCGCGGGTGTACAACCCCGACGCCGACCCTGAGGCGCTGAACCGGGTGTGGGGCGTGGACGCCAAGCCCGAGGACATCGTGGGCATGGGGCCGTTCATGCTCCAGGAGTTCATCCCGGATCAGCTTGTGGTCATCGTGCGCAACCCCAACTACTGGAAGGTGGATCCCAAGGGGAATCGGCTCCCCTACCTCGACGGCATCAAGTACGTGATCTCCTTCTCGCTGGACACGATCATGCTCAAGTTCCGGAACGGCGAGCTCGACGTGTACGCGCCGCGGCCGGAGGACCTGGCGACCCTGATCGCGGAGAAGACCCAGAAGGGGTTCGAGGTCCGCATCGATCCGACCAAACCGCTCACCGGCACCACCTGGATCGTGTTCAACCAGGACTGCCCCAACGAGACCCTCAAGACCTACTTCAGCATGCTCGACTTCCGCAAGGCCATGGCCCACTTGGTGGATAAGAAGTCCATCATCGACAACGTGTACCTGGGCCTGGGCGTGCCCCAGTGGAGCCCGGTGACCATGCTGTCCCCGTTCTACACGGAGGACGTGCCGAAGTACGAGTACGACCTGGCCACGGCCGCCGCGCTCCTGGACAAGATCGGCCTCGTGGACCGGAACGGTGATGGGTGGCGGGATCTGCCCGACGGGACCACGTTCGAGTTCGAGCTCCAGACCAACGCCGGGAACACGATCCGCGAGCAGATATGCCAGATCTTCGCGGCCGATGCCCGCAAGGTCGGGGTCAAGGTCAACTTCAACCCGATCTCGTTCAACGCCCTGGTGACCAAACTCCTCGGCGGCCAGTACGAGGCGGTGCTCCTCGGGCTCACCGGCAGCTCTGAGCCCCACGGCGGGGCCAACGTGTACACGTCCTGCGGTGGGCTCCACTTCTGGAAGTACTCGGACTGCGAGGACCCGACCCCGATTGCCAAGCGCATCGACGAGCTGTTTGCCCTCGGCGTGAAGACGTACGACTTCGACGAGGCCTACGGCTACTACGCGGAGTACCAGAGGCTGTTCGCCGAGAACCTCGACCTCATCTTCACGGTGAACATGGTGTTCCGCTATGCCCTCTACCGGAACCTCCAGAACACGGCGGAGTTCAGCCCGCTGGCGGGGGCGCTCGGGTTCGCCGAGTACCTGTGGAAGACGAACCCGAAGATGGTGGGCAACCGGGTCGTGCGCTGA
- a CDS encoding ABC transporter permease yields the protein MTEVERTEQTEEETGVSLWKLAWHRFRRHKVGRVGAAVVALLFLILIFAEFIAPYSHTEQYRSFTYAPPTKIHIFDENGRLTRPFVYQVTRRLDTESWKWEYGEDRSVKHPVRFFVRGHPYKLFGIFPTDVHLFGVEEPGKIFLFGTDEMGRDLFSRVTMGSRVSLIVGPFVVAISFPISLLLGGISGFYGGGLDMLLQRAFEVVMSIPTLPLWLALGLALPKGWSPTMRFFGIVAIMSFIGWAARARVVRGVVLSIRSMDFTEAARAIGANDLRIIVRHILPNLTSYLIVAATLTIPGAILGESGLSFLGIGINEPMVSWGLLLSKANNAATIQNFPWLLIPGLFITITVLAFNFLGDALRDAFDPFRVV from the coding sequence ATGACTGAAGTCGAGAGAACGGAGCAAACCGAGGAAGAAACGGGCGTCAGCCTGTGGAAGCTCGCGTGGCACCGGTTCCGGCGGCACAAGGTGGGACGGGTCGGGGCCGCGGTCGTGGCCCTCCTCTTCCTGATCTTGATCTTCGCCGAGTTCATCGCCCCCTATTCCCACACCGAGCAGTACCGGTCCTTCACCTACGCTCCCCCCACCAAGATCCACATCTTCGACGAGAACGGCCGCCTCACCCGACCGTTCGTGTACCAGGTCACCCGACGCCTCGACACCGAAAGCTGGAAGTGGGAGTACGGCGAGGACCGAAGCGTGAAGCATCCAGTCCGGTTCTTCGTGCGCGGACACCCATACAAGCTGTTCGGCATCTTCCCCACGGACGTGCACCTGTTTGGGGTGGAGGAGCCGGGCAAGATCTTCCTGTTTGGAACGGATGAGATGGGCCGGGACCTCTTCTCTCGGGTGACCATGGGAAGTCGGGTGTCCCTGATCGTGGGGCCGTTTGTGGTGGCCATCTCGTTCCCGATCTCCCTCCTCCTTGGGGGGATCTCCGGCTTTTACGGGGGGGGGCTGGACATGCTCCTCCAGCGGGCGTTCGAGGTGGTCATGTCCATCCCCACCCTCCCGCTGTGGCTGGCGCTGGGGCTGGCCCTGCCCAAGGGGTGGTCCCCGACGATGCGGTTCTTCGGGATCGTGGCGATCATGTCCTTCATCGGCTGGGCGGCCCGGGCCCGCGTGGTGCGGGGCGTGGTGCTGTCCATCCGCTCCATGGACTTCACCGAGGCCGCCCGGGCCATCGGGGCCAACGACCTCCGGATCATCGTGCGCCATATCCTGCCCAACCTGACCTCGTACCTCATCGTCGCCGCGACGTTGACCATCCCCGGGGCGATCCTCGGGGAGAGCGGGTTGAGCTTCCTCGGCATCGGCATCAACGAGCCGATGGTAAGCTGGGGGCTCCTCCTCTCGAAGGCCAACAACGCCGCCACCATCCAGAACTTCCCGTGGCTCCTCATCCCTGGGCTGTTCATCACGATCACCGTGCTCGCGTTTAACTTCCTCGGCGATGCCCTGCGGGACGCGTTCGACCCGTTCAGGGTTGTCTGA